A genomic region of Papaver somniferum cultivar HN1 chromosome 7, ASM357369v1, whole genome shotgun sequence contains the following coding sequences:
- the LOC113298384 gene encoding uncharacterized protein LOC113298384 — MMSPNQISENRRLAHSPPLRHTPLQIIHVIGNFMRIWSVYTMYHYLSQEGASVVVFIFSCLVPSAMFFLLSQKPWKGRALSSQQVIPTVLNGGITALYFILWAKGLKTCGPIRAILGEYAGAVLGVLSAVLYGRKAHVWKKVGGLVAMSAAFYFLSQGWAMATLSPFTFKDSLVTEGATKEALGMKEMTVPLCAGILSALRRVVARRVSLKNQLKRRLHAVTMASAACFLFPFAIWDLILGSSSDISIKLPISLWAYSSVILFGIILIFYVDNIAEERLHMVFSSPRHLMVAGGCIIVMEIMYKMDFSLPGFLICSTILGFGIFEATSLERIKKDAPQPLDMSDGAFETQNQGLSLPK; from the exons ATGATGTCGCCAAATCAGATCTCTGAGAATCGACGACTCGCTCATTCTCCCCCTTTGAG GCACACTCCCTTGCAGATAATCCATGTAATTGGGAACTTTATGAGAATATGGTCAGTTTATACCATGTACCACTACTTATCTCAAGAAGGAGCTTCAGTTGTAGTTTTCATTTTCAGTTGCTTGGTTCCATCAGCTATGTTCTTTCTATTATCGCAAAAGCCTTGGAAAGGAAGGGCCCTATCCAGTCAACAG GTAATACCAACGGTACTCAATGGAGGCATAACAGCATTATACTTTATTTTGTGGGCAAAGGGCCTGAAGACATGTGGTCCTATAAG AGCTATATTGGGAGAGTATGCTGGTGCTGTTCTTGGAGTTCTATCTGCAGTATTGTATGGGCGAAAGGCTCATGTTTGGAAAAAG GTGGGTGGGCTCGTTGCAATGTCGGCAGCATTCTATTTCTTATCTCAAGGGTGGGCCATGGCCACACTCTCACCCTTCA CATTTAAAGATAGCCTTGTCACAGAGGGTGCAACAAAGGAAGCATTGGGCATGAAAGAAATGACAGTTCCCCTATGTGCTGGTATTTTATCAGCGTTGAGAAGAGTAGTTGCACGCCGAGTGTCACTCAAG AATCAGCTTAAAAGGCGACTTCATGCAGTAACTATGGCTTCTGCAGCATGCTTTCTCTTTCCTTTTGCAATTTGGGACTTAATATTA GGATCCTCATCTGATATTAGCATAAAGTTACCAATTTCTCTATGGGCGTATTCCAGTGTGATTCTCTTTGGAATCATATTGATATTCTATGTTGATAACATTGCCGAAGAGAG ATTACATATGGTTTTCTCTTCTCCAAGACATTTGATGGTCGCAGGAGGATGCATCATTGTGATGGAGATCATGTATAAGATGGATTTTTCCCTTCCAGGTTTTCTAATATGCTCCACGATTTTGGGATTTG GTATTTTTGAAGCAACTTCTTTGGAACGTATTAAGAAAGATGCTCCTCAGCCTTTGGACATGTCAGATGGAGCTTTCGAAACCCAAAACCAAGGCTTGTCCCTTCCTAAATAA